From the Roseibium salinum genome, one window contains:
- a CDS encoding superoxide dismutase — MSFELPDLPYAYDALAPYMSAETLEFHHDKHHQAYVSKGNDLLKGSGLEGKSLEEIVKESHGKNAPLFNNAGQHYNHIHFWKWMKKDGGGTSLPGALSSAINSDLGGYDKFRADFVAAGVGQFGSGWAWIAVKNGKLEIMKTPNGENPLVHGATPILGCDVWEHSYYIDYRNARPKYLEAFVDNLINWDYVLELYEAAAK, encoded by the coding sequence ATGTCTTTCGAATTGCCTGACCTGCCGTATGCATATGATGCACTGGCCCCTTACATGTCTGCTGAAACCCTCGAGTTTCACCATGACAAGCACCACCAGGCCTATGTCTCAAAGGGCAACGATCTGCTCAAAGGCAGTGGCCTGGAAGGCAAGTCCCTGGAAGAGATTGTCAAGGAAAGCCACGGCAAGAACGCGCCGCTGTTCAACAATGCCGGCCAGCACTACAACCACATCCATTTCTGGAAATGGATGAAGAAGGACGGTGGCGGAACGTCCCTGCCGGGCGCGCTCTCTTCCGCGATCAACAGCGATCTGGGTGGCTATGACAAGTTCCGCGCCGACTTCGTGGCAGCCGGTGTCGGCCAGTTCGGTTCCGGCTGGGCCTGGATTGCTGTCAAGAACGGCAAGCTGGAAATCATGAAGACGCCGAACGGCGAAAACCCGCTCGTTCATGGCGCCACCCCGATCCTCGGCTGCGACGTGTGGGAGCATTCCTATTACATCGATTACCGCAATGCGCGTCCGAAATACCTGGAAGCTTTCGTCGACAACCTGATCAACTGGGACTACGTCCTGGAACTCTACGAAGCGGCCGCAAAATAA
- a CDS encoding c-type cytochrome, whose amino-acid sequence MRIIRKAAAVSLIAGLGLAATVAYAAEDPIKTRQAIMSSVGAAAGLGGGMMKGEIDYVPAAGKAAIATMRAASLAYGDYFPAGSDQGDTAALPAVWEDRAGFDEKLADFAAAAEKAVEASGKEGPADVEAFKAAFGPVLQACKACHETYRKSN is encoded by the coding sequence ATGCGGATTATCCGGAAAGCTGCGGCAGTGAGCCTGATAGCGGGACTGGGGCTGGCCGCCACCGTTGCCTACGCGGCCGAAGATCCCATCAAGACCCGCCAGGCCATCATGTCATCGGTCGGCGCGGCGGCAGGGCTCGGCGGCGGAATGATGAAGGGCGAGATCGACTACGTCCCGGCTGCCGGCAAAGCGGCCATCGCGACCATGCGTGCAGCGTCACTGGCCTATGGCGATTATTTTCCCGCCGGATCGGACCAGGGGGACACCGCCGCGTTGCCCGCGGTCTGGGAGGACCGGGCAGGGTTTGACGAGAAGCTTGCCGATTTTGCGGCGGCGGCCGAAAAGGCCGTGGAAGCTTCCGGCAAGGAAGGGCCGGCCGATGTCGAGGCCTTCAAGGCCGCTTTCGGCCCGGTGCTCCAGGCTTGCAAGGCCTGTCACGAGACTTATCGTAAGAGCAACTGA
- a CDS encoding cytochrome c has protein sequence MKKALIALVVLMLAAAGIGWALSAPTRLNASEAALLSEDDPAKGELVFWTGGCASCHAAKGAEGEDLLKLGGGQRLETPFGAFVAPNISSGGDGIGAWSLEDFANAMMHGTSPDGRNYYPAFPYTSYARMSGEDVGNLFAYLKTLPAVDGIPGDHELAFPYNLRRGLGLWKRLYLDPAPVIAAPAGNGDADRELWERGRYLVEGPGHCGECHTARDFAGGLEFSHWLGGAPNMTGKGKIPNITPVEGGFGSWSAADIAYFLESGFTPEYDSVGGDMVDVQENMARLPARDREAIAAYLKAIPPV, from the coding sequence GTGAAAAAGGCTTTGATCGCCCTCGTCGTGCTCATGCTGGCTGCAGCGGGCATCGGCTGGGCCCTCTCCGCTCCGACCCGGCTGAACGCCTCGGAAGCTGCCTTGCTGAGCGAAGACGATCCCGCCAAGGGCGAGCTCGTCTTCTGGACCGGCGGTTGCGCGTCCTGCCATGCCGCAAAGGGGGCGGAAGGGGAAGACCTGCTCAAGCTCGGCGGCGGGCAGCGGCTGGAAACGCCCTTCGGCGCCTTCGTGGCGCCGAACATCTCTTCCGGCGGCGATGGAATCGGCGCCTGGTCCCTGGAGGATTTCGCCAATGCCATGATGCACGGCACTTCTCCGGACGGACGCAATTACTATCCGGCGTTTCCCTATACGTCCTACGCCAGAATGTCGGGCGAGGATGTCGGCAATTTGTTTGCCTATCTGAAGACATTGCCCGCTGTCGACGGCATACCCGGCGACCATGAACTTGCCTTTCCCTACAACCTCCGGCGCGGCCTTGGCCTGTGGAAGCGTCTTTATCTCGACCCCGCACCGGTGATTGCCGCACCGGCCGGCAATGGCGACGCCGATCGTGAGCTTTGGGAGCGCGGGCGCTATCTGGTGGAAGGCCCGGGCCATTGCGGCGAGTGCCATACCGCGCGTGATTTTGCCGGCGGCCTGGAGTTTTCCCACTGGCTGGGCGGAGCGCCCAACATGACAGGCAAGGGGAAAATACCCAATATCACGCCCGTTGAAGGCGGCTTTGGCAGCTGGAGCGCGGCCGACATTGCCTATTTTCTTGAAAGCGGCTTCACGCCCGAATATGATTCCGTCGGCGGCGACATGGTGGATGTTCAGGAAAACATGGCCAGACTTCCGGCCCGCGACCGGGAAGCGATTGCCGCCTATCTGAAAGCCATCCCGCCGGTCTGA
- a CDS encoding GNAT family N-acetyltransferase: MISPVDTSEDLETVKTLFRAYVDWLGIDLSYQGFEEELAGMPGKYAPPSGGLYLAKDPDGAHLGCVGLRALGPDGACEMKRLYVLPAGRGRGVGGALVDRVLEAARRAGYREMFLDTLPSMAGAIKLYQAAGFEVTTAYYDTPIRETLFFRKVL; this comes from the coding sequence ATGATCTCGCCGGTCGATACGTCCGAAGACCTGGAAACCGTGAAGACACTGTTCCGGGCCTATGTCGATTGGCTGGGCATCGATCTTTCCTACCAGGGTTTCGAAGAAGAACTGGCCGGCATGCCGGGCAAATACGCGCCGCCCTCCGGAGGTCTCTACCTGGCGAAGGATCCCGACGGGGCACATCTGGGCTGCGTGGGGCTGCGCGCCCTGGGACCGGACGGGGCCTGCGAAATGAAGCGGCTCTATGTCTTGCCGGCAGGCAGGGGCCGAGGCGTCGGCGGCGCCCTTGTCGACCGGGTCCTTGAGGCTGCCCGGCGGGCCGGTTACCGGGAAATGTTCCTGGATACGCTGCCCTCCATGGCGGGCGCCATCAAGCTGTACCAGGCGGCCGGTTTCGAGGTAACCACCGCCTATTATGATACGCCGATCAGGGAAACGCTGTTCTTCCGAAAGGTGCTTTGA
- a CDS encoding S9 family peptidase, translating into MKQHAFPPRAEARPTTHETHGISRQDDYGWLRAENWQEVMRDPSVLDADIRAYLEAENAYQQAQMAPTKELQEQLFAEMRGRIKEDDSSVPSPDGPYAYGLKYETGGQQPIFFRTPRHGGEETVLLHGDREAEGKAYFRLGGAGHSPDHKLLAWAFDDKGSEYYALQIRDTSTGKDFDYRIEDTGGGGVFSADNKYLFYVRLDANHRPSKLFRHEIGTDPAKDVLVYEESDAGFFMGVGKTQSGETIVIDIHDHETSEVRMIPADQPTADPVLIAPRDTGIEYSIEDHGDTLYILTNADEAEDFKIVTAPKADPGRNNWRDLVAHKPGCLVLSHNVYKTFMTRLEREDGLPRIVIRRLADGIEHSIAFDEEAYSLGLGGGYEFDTSNIRFSYSSMTTPSQTFDYDVETRERLLMKEQEVPSGHDADDYVTRRLMAEAEDGQKVPISLLYRKDTALDGSAPLLLYGYGSYGITIPASFNTNALSLVDRGFVYAIAHIRGGKDKGFHWYKHGRREFKKNTFNDFVAAADHLVAGKFTSHDRIVAHGGSAGGMLVGAVANIAPEKFGGIIAEVPFVDVLSTMLDETLPLTPPEWPEWGNPVTDRQAYEHIASYSPYDNVGAKDYPAILAVAGLTDPRVTYWEPAKWVAKLRATKTGDSLLMLKTNMEAGHGGASGRFDRLKEVALNQAFALMVAGKA; encoded by the coding sequence ATGAAACAGCATGCCTTTCCCCCGCGCGCCGAAGCGCGCCCGACCACCCATGAGACCCACGGCATTTCGCGCCAGGATGACTACGGATGGCTCCGTGCCGAGAACTGGCAGGAGGTCATGCGCGACCCGTCCGTGCTCGATGCCGACATCCGCGCCTATCTGGAGGCAGAAAACGCCTATCAGCAGGCGCAGATGGCACCGACGAAGGAGTTGCAGGAGCAGCTCTTTGCCGAGATGCGCGGCCGCATCAAGGAGGATGACAGCTCCGTTCCCTCCCCCGACGGCCCCTATGCCTACGGATTGAAATACGAGACCGGCGGTCAGCAGCCGATCTTCTTCCGCACGCCGCGCCACGGCGGCGAGGAAACGGTGCTTCTTCACGGCGACAGGGAGGCCGAGGGCAAGGCCTATTTCAGGCTCGGCGGCGCCGGTCACTCTCCGGACCACAAGCTGCTTGCCTGGGCCTTCGACGATAAGGGCTCGGAGTATTACGCGCTGCAGATCCGCGACACCTCCACCGGCAAGGACTTCGACTACCGGATCGAGGACACGGGCGGCGGCGGCGTGTTTTCCGCCGACAACAAGTATCTCTTCTACGTCCGCCTCGACGCCAATCACCGGCCCTCGAAGCTGTTCCGCCACGAAATCGGCACTGACCCGGCCAAGGATGTGCTGGTTTACGAAGAAAGCGATGCCGGGTTCTTCATGGGCGTCGGCAAGACCCAGTCGGGCGAGACCATCGTCATCGACATTCACGACCACGAAACATCGGAAGTCCGGATGATCCCCGCGGACCAGCCGACTGCCGATCCGGTTCTGATCGCACCTCGCGACACCGGCATAGAATATTCCATCGAAGACCACGGCGACACGCTCTACATTCTCACCAATGCCGACGAGGCCGAGGACTTCAAGATCGTCACTGCTCCCAAGGCCGATCCCGGCCGGAACAACTGGCGGGATCTGGTGGCTCACAAGCCGGGCTGCCTCGTCCTGTCGCACAACGTCTACAAGACCTTCATGACCCGGCTGGAGCGCGAGGACGGCCTGCCGCGCATCGTCATCCGCCGGCTCGCCGACGGCATCGAACACTCGATCGCGTTCGACGAGGAAGCCTATTCGCTTGGCCTTGGCGGCGGCTACGAGTTCGACACGTCCAACATCCGCTTCTCCTATTCCTCCATGACGACACCGTCGCAGACCTTCGACTATGACGTGGAAACCCGCGAGCGGCTGCTGATGAAGGAGCAGGAAGTGCCCTCGGGCCATGATGCGGATGACTATGTCACCCGCAGGCTGATGGCCGAGGCTGAGGACGGACAAAAGGTGCCGATCTCCCTGCTCTACCGCAAGGACACTGCGCTCGACGGGTCCGCACCGCTGCTGCTTTACGGCTACGGCTCCTACGGCATCACCATCCCGGCAAGTTTCAACACCAACGCCCTGTCCCTCGTCGACCGGGGCTTCGTCTATGCCATCGCCCATATCAGGGGCGGCAAGGACAAGGGTTTCCACTGGTACAAGCACGGCCGCCGGGAATTCAAGAAGAACACCTTCAATGACTTCGTCGCCGCGGCGGACCATCTTGTGGCCGGCAAGTTCACCTCCCACGACCGTATCGTCGCCCATGGCGGGTCCGCGGGCGGAATGCTGGTGGGGGCGGTTGCCAATATCGCTCCGGAAAAATTCGGCGGCATCATCGCCGAGGTTCCCTTTGTCGACGTCCTCTCCACGATGCTGGACGAGACCCTGCCCCTGACCCCGCCGGAATGGCCGGAATGGGGCAACCCGGTCACCGACAGGCAGGCTTACGAACATATCGCCTCCTATTCGCCCTACGACAATGTCGGCGCCAAGGACTATCCGGCGATCCTGGCGGTGGCCGGCCTTACCGATCCGCGCGTCACCTACTGGGAGCCCGCCAAATGGGTCGCCAAGCTGCGCGCCACAAAAACCGGCGACAGCCTCCTGATGCTGAAAACCAATATGGAAGCCGGACATGGCGGTGCTTCCGGCCGCTTCGACCGGCTGAAGGAGGTCGCCCTGAACCAGGCGTTCGCGCTGATGGTGGCCGGCAAGGCCTGA
- a CDS encoding DUF1636 domain-containing protein, with protein sequence MSSEPHRIFICTSCRYKGGDCRPGFELICKLQQALRRAAPVTGDDFEVSGTACMAGCSRPCTIAFKASAKATYLFGDIDPETDIDDLVAFAQLYREQEDGWCVSGQRPGKLRGSTLARIPAAMIVTGADETVLS encoded by the coding sequence ATGAGCAGTGAGCCGCACAGGATTTTCATCTGCACTTCGTGCCGCTACAAGGGGGGCGATTGCCGTCCCGGCTTCGAGCTGATCTGCAAGCTGCAGCAGGCCCTGAGACGGGCGGCGCCGGTGACCGGCGACGACTTCGAGGTTTCCGGCACCGCCTGCATGGCCGGATGTTCGCGGCCCTGCACGATTGCCTTCAAGGCGAGCGCCAAGGCAACCTATCTGTTCGGCGATATCGATCCGGAAACGGATATCGACGATCTCGTGGCCTTTGCGCAGCTCTACCGCGAGCAGGAAGACGGCTGGTGCGTATCCGGGCAGCGGCCCGGAAAGCTGCGCGGCAGCACCCTTGCGCGCATCCCCGCGGCAATGATCGTCACCGGCGCGGACGAGACGGTGTTGTCGTGA
- a CDS encoding ABC transporter ATP-binding protein, producing MSGSELAVRNASWKTGQGKSILQPVSFDLAAGRILGIAGANGAGKSTLLRLLYRYLKPGTGSILLDGEDIWRMSARAAARKIAAVLQEQPTDFSLSVREIVALGRRPHAAGPASGGRRDAEIVEDALERMALLGFAKRSFGTLSGGERQRVMVARALAQEPRLLILDEPTNHLDIRHQLEIVALVGSLDITIVTSLHDLNLAADVCDQVLLLHEGRTIAHGAPDQVLTPGNIEMAYSVQARLERLAVSDRPHLTFHL from the coding sequence GTGAGCGGCTCCGAGCTCGCCGTTCGCAATGCAAGCTGGAAGACAGGGCAGGGGAAATCCATTCTGCAACCCGTCAGCTTCGACCTTGCCGCAGGCCGGATCCTCGGCATTGCCGGTGCCAATGGCGCCGGCAAATCGACGCTTCTGCGGTTGCTCTATCGCTATCTGAAGCCCGGCACGGGATCTATCCTGCTGGACGGCGAGGATATCTGGCGCATGTCCGCGCGCGCCGCGGCCCGGAAGATCGCCGCTGTTCTGCAGGAGCAGCCGACCGACTTTTCGCTGAGCGTCCGGGAAATCGTCGCTCTGGGCCGCCGCCCGCATGCCGCAGGACCGGCAAGCGGCGGCAGGCGGGACGCGGAGATTGTCGAGGATGCCCTCGAGCGCATGGCGCTGTTGGGCTTCGCCAAGCGTTCCTTCGGGACGCTTTCCGGCGGCGAGCGCCAGCGCGTGATGGTGGCCCGCGCGCTCGCCCAGGAACCGCGGCTTCTGATCCTGGACGAACCGACCAACCATCTCGACATCCGCCATCAACTCGAAATCGTCGCGCTTGTCGGCAGCCTCGACATTACGATCGTCACCAGCCTGCACGATCTCAACCTGGCCGCTGACGTCTGCGATCAGGTGCTGCTTCTTCATGAAGGCAGAACGATTGCCCATGGTGCGCCCGATCAGGTCCTGACGCCCGGCAATATAGAAATGGCCTATTCCGTCCAGGCCCGGCTGGAACGCCTTGCCGTCAGTGATCGGCCGCATCTCACATTTCATCTTTGA
- a CDS encoding ABC transporter substrate-binding protein, with protein MKRLPLSLAVSLYAGSAFAQTTIQSCDREVTFEAPPKAAVSNDVNLTEMMLVLGLRDRMVGYTGISGWKTLDEEMRDGIAELPELSAKYPTREVLIGADADFYFAGWNYGMKVGGEVTPETLAPFGINVYELSESCIHIGDKLKVSMEDMYRDLLNLGRIFAVEDTAYDLVAAYKLELDRIRSAIGDVDRPLKVFVYDSGEDKPFTAGRYAMPTALIEAAGGINVLDDFEKSWSTVDWETVVDKNPEVIVIVNYGTVTAEQKRDFMRNNPALAGIDAVRNDRFVTLEYVEATPGPRNIKAIRKLADAFWGE; from the coding sequence ATGAAACGTCTGCCATTGAGCCTGGCCGTCAGCCTGTATGCAGGTTCTGCATTCGCGCAAACCACTATCCAGAGCTGCGACCGCGAAGTCACCTTCGAGGCGCCGCCGAAGGCCGCGGTTTCCAACGATGTCAATCTCACGGAAATGATGCTCGTCCTCGGCCTGCGCGATCGCATGGTGGGCTATACCGGCATTTCCGGCTGGAAGACGCTGGACGAGGAAATGCGCGATGGCATTGCAGAACTGCCGGAACTTTCCGCCAAGTATCCGACGAGGGAAGTCCTGATCGGCGCAGATGCGGATTTCTATTTCGCCGGCTGGAACTACGGCATGAAAGTGGGCGGCGAGGTAACCCCGGAGACGCTGGCGCCTTTCGGCATCAACGTCTACGAGCTCAGCGAATCCTGCATTCACATCGGCGACAAGCTGAAGGTCTCCATGGAGGACATGTACCGGGATCTCTTGAATCTCGGGCGGATCTTCGCTGTGGAAGATACGGCCTACGATCTGGTCGCGGCCTACAAGTTGGAACTCGACCGGATCAGGTCCGCGATCGGTGACGTCGACAGGCCGCTCAAGGTTTTTGTCTATGACAGCGGCGAGGACAAGCCGTTCACGGCCGGGCGCTATGCAATGCCGACGGCGCTGATCGAAGCGGCGGGCGGGATCAATGTGCTGGACGATTTCGAGAAGAGCTGGTCGACGGTCGACTGGGAAACCGTGGTCGACAAGAACCCGGAAGTGATCGTGATCGTGAATTACGGCACGGTGACCGCCGAGCAGAAGCGCGACTTCATGAGGAACAATCCGGCCCTCGCCGGTATCGATGCTGTGCGGAACGACCGTTTCGTCACGCTGGAATATGTCGAGGCGACACCCGGTCCGCGCAACATCAAGGCGATCCGGAAACTGGCAGACGCCTTTTGGGGGGAATGA
- a CDS encoding FecCD family ABC transporter permease, producing MLLAVSVIVAVSAGAVPVPAETVFGILANRIMPGLVEVDWSNGREAIIWEIRFPRALLAGMVGAGLAIVGAVLQSVTRNPLADPHLLGISSGGAAGAILALLHTGLFLGLLTVPLMAFAGALAATLMVLGVTRFAAAGSAGRLVLAGVAVSFIIMSFANVLIFLGDPRATHTVVFWMLGGLGLAQWEHLVFPFAILLVTVPCLLAWAADLNAMTIGDETAATLGIAVIRFRLTMFVVGALITGVMVAFSGIIGFVGLMIPHIARFLVGGSYTRVLPASLLLGAIFLIWADILARTFMAPQDMPIGIVTGLIGGLFFIFLLRSRSD from the coding sequence CTGCTGCTGGCGGTTTCCGTGATTGTTGCCGTCTCCGCCGGTGCCGTGCCCGTTCCGGCGGAGACGGTGTTCGGCATCCTGGCCAACAGGATCATGCCGGGCCTCGTGGAGGTCGACTGGTCGAACGGCCGGGAAGCGATCATCTGGGAAATCCGGTTTCCGCGCGCCCTGCTGGCCGGCATGGTCGGCGCGGGGCTCGCCATCGTCGGAGCCGTCCTGCAATCGGTGACCCGCAATCCGCTTGCCGATCCGCATCTGCTGGGAATTTCCTCCGGCGGTGCGGCAGGGGCCATTCTGGCACTGCTTCACACGGGCCTGTTCCTGGGGCTGCTGACGGTGCCGCTGATGGCCTTTGCCGGTGCGCTGGCGGCAACGCTCATGGTTCTTGGCGTCACGCGTTTTGCCGCCGCCGGCAGTGCCGGAAGGCTGGTTCTTGCCGGGGTCGCGGTTTCCTTCATCATCATGTCGTTTGCGAATGTGCTGATCTTCCTGGGCGATCCGCGTGCGACCCATACGGTGGTGTTCTGGATGCTGGGTGGCCTGGGTCTGGCGCAGTGGGAGCATCTGGTGTTCCCGTTTGCGATCCTGCTCGTCACCGTTCCCTGTCTGCTTGCCTGGGCAGCGGACCTGAACGCCATGACGATCGGCGACGAAACGGCGGCAACGCTCGGCATTGCCGTCATCCGCTTCCGGCTGACCATGTTCGTGGTGGGGGCCCTCATCACCGGGGTGATGGTGGCCTTTTCCGGGATCATCGGCTTTGTCGGCCTGATGATCCCCCATATTGCGCGGTTCCTGGTCGGCGGCAGCTACACCCGTGTCCTGCCTGCCTCCTTGCTGCTGGGCGCGATCTTTCTTATCTGGGCCGATATCCTGGCACGCACCTTCATGGCGCCGCAGGACATGCCGATCGGCATCGTCACGGGGCTGATCGGCGGGCTGTTCTTCATCTTCCTGCTGCGGTCGAGATCCGACTAG
- a CDS encoding MFS transporter gives MSIAATPDPYVQDGPYAWFRLAISILLSTIGGAGMWAVVIVIPAVQADFGIDRADASLPYTATMLGFAAGNYLLGRVVDRFGIVPPVIASAVFLSSGFALAALAPGIWLFTLAQGVLIGLGTAATFGPLIADVSHWFVKRRGFAVGCAACGNYLAGVLWPSLIQWSLLTTDWRGTYLLIAIICLVAMVPLALILRRPPPAIALAAGSGSSAFGQQTTGLSPAVVQKLLVIAGIGCCVAMSMPQVHIVAYCVDLGFGVAPGADMIALMTGAGIISRLASGLLADRFGGVKTLLAGSVLQCAALFLYIPFNGLASLYLVSLIFGLSQGGIVPSYAVIVREYLPAREAGQRVGLVIMATILGMALGGWLSGWIYDLTGSYQAAFLNGIAWNLLNMSIMIFILMRGRRRDGAVVTA, from the coding sequence ATGTCCATCGCCGCAACACCCGATCCGTATGTCCAGGATGGACCCTACGCCTGGTTCCGCCTGGCGATTTCCATTCTGCTCAGCACGATCGGTGGGGCCGGCATGTGGGCGGTGGTGATCGTCATTCCGGCCGTTCAGGCGGATTTCGGTATCGACAGGGCCGACGCCTCCCTGCCCTACACGGCGACCATGCTCGGCTTTGCCGCGGGCAACTACCTTCTTGGCCGGGTCGTCGACCGGTTCGGCATCGTCCCGCCGGTGATCGCGTCGGCCGTCTTCCTCAGCTCCGGTTTTGCCCTCGCGGCACTCGCCCCGGGGATCTGGCTGTTCACGCTCGCCCAAGGCGTCCTGATCGGCCTCGGCACGGCAGCGACATTCGGCCCGCTGATCGCAGATGTTTCGCACTGGTTCGTCAAGCGCCGCGGCTTTGCAGTCGGATGCGCGGCCTGCGGCAACTATCTCGCCGGAGTGCTCTGGCCCTCCCTCATCCAGTGGAGCCTGCTGACCACTGACTGGCGCGGCACCTATCTGCTGATAGCGATCATCTGCCTGGTGGCCATGGTGCCGCTGGCGCTGATCCTGCGCCGGCCACCGCCTGCGATCGCCCTTGCCGCGGGTTCCGGCTCCAGCGCTTTCGGCCAGCAGACCACCGGCCTCTCGCCCGCGGTCGTGCAGAAACTGCTCGTGATTGCCGGGATCGGCTGCTGCGTGGCCATGTCCATGCCACAGGTTCACATCGTCGCCTATTGCGTCGACCTCGGCTTCGGCGTCGCGCCGGGTGCGGACATGATTGCCCTCATGACCGGAGCCGGCATCATCAGCCGCCTGGCCTCCGGGCTCCTGGCGGACAGGTTCGGCGGCGTCAAGACCCTGCTCGCGGGCTCGGTCCTGCAATGCGCGGCGCTGTTCCTCTATATCCCGTTCAACGGCCTTGCTTCGCTCTATCTGGTCTCGCTGATCTTCGGCCTCTCCCAGGGCGGCATCGTACCGAGCTATGCCGTCATCGTGCGGGAATACCTGCCGGCCCGGGAAGCGGGACAGCGCGTGGGCCTGGTGATCATGGCCACCATCCTCGGCATGGCGCTCGGCGGCTGGCTTTCGGGATGGATCTACGACCTGACCGGCTCCTACCAGGCCGCATTCCTGAACGGCATCGCCTGGAACCTGCTCAACATGTCGATCATGATCTTCATCCTGATGCGCGGGCGCAGACGAGACGGGGCGGTCGTCACTGCCTAG
- a CDS encoding NmrA family NAD(P)-binding protein, translated as MIAITGANGQLGRLVLKHLGKLTDEPVRALVRSPEKAQDLVSSQVSVAKFDYDDSAALPDALTGVDRLLLISGSEVGKRSAQHAAVIEAAKAAGVGFIAYTSLLNVPRSSLTLAAEHVDTEKQLAESGIPHAVLRNGWYLENFAGTIAAALEHGAVIGASGDGRFAAAAREDYAEAAARIISGGDVSTRAIELAGHPAFSRADLAAELSARTGREIPFNNLPEDAYAGILVQAGLPEGLAAALADADRGAGQGELSSSSTALAELIGRPTKSLSAFIAETVR; from the coding sequence ATGATCGCAATTACGGGTGCCAATGGCCAGTTGGGCCGCCTCGTCCTGAAACATCTCGGCAAACTGACCGATGAACCGGTCCGTGCACTGGTCCGCTCGCCCGAAAAGGCGCAGGATCTGGTGTCCAGCCAGGTTTCGGTAGCGAAATTCGATTATGATGACTCGGCCGCCCTGCCGGATGCACTGACAGGCGTCGACCGTTTGTTGCTCATCTCCGGCTCCGAAGTCGGCAAGCGCAGCGCCCAGCACGCTGCCGTCATCGAGGCCGCAAAGGCGGCCGGGGTCGGTTTCATTGCCTATACCAGCCTTCTGAACGTGCCCCGCTCCAGCCTGACGCTGGCAGCCGAACATGTCGATACGGAAAAGCAGTTGGCGGAAAGCGGCATTCCCCATGCGGTGCTGCGCAACGGCTGGTATCTGGAAAACTTCGCCGGAACCATCGCCGCCGCCCTTGAACACGGTGCCGTCATCGGCGCCAGCGGAGACGGCAGATTTGCTGCCGCCGCGCGCGAAGACTATGCGGAAGCAGCAGCCCGGATCATCTCGGGCGGCGACGTCAGCACCCGGGCAATCGAGCTTGCCGGCCATCCGGCCTTCAGCCGGGCCGATCTTGCAGCCGAGCTTTCGGCCCGGACCGGACGTGAGATCCCGTTCAACAACCTGCCCGAAGACGCCTATGCCGGGATCCTGGTTCAGGCCGGGCTGCCGGAAGGATTGGCCGCGGCTCTCGCCGATGCCGACCGGGGCGCGGGGCAAGGCGAGTTGTCCAGTTCTTCGACCGCGCTCGCGGAGCTCATCGGCCGCCCGACCAAAAGCCTGAGCGCCTTCATCGCTGAAACCGTCAGATAA
- a CDS encoding winged helix-turn-helix transcriptional regulator has protein sequence MSGQEPVENDLSRKEGKSLSALVRRGAVFSQSCPSREILNHLTSRWGVLVLIALLEKDHRFSDLRRKIDGVSEKMLAQTLQTLEADGFVNRFSHPVVPPRVDYSLTPIGREVAVKVRDFADWVEVNIGRILSARAKDKDLADV, from the coding sequence ATGAGCGGACAAGAGCCGGTGGAGAATGACCTGTCCAGGAAAGAGGGAAAGTCGCTGTCCGCTCTCGTGCGGCGCGGTGCGGTCTTCAGCCAGAGTTGCCCGTCACGCGAGATCCTGAACCATCTGACCAGCCGCTGGGGCGTGCTCGTCCTGATCGCGCTTCTGGAGAAGGATCACCGGTTCTCGGATCTCCGGCGCAAGATCGACGGTGTCAGCGAGAAAATGCTTGCCCAGACCCTGCAGACCCTGGAGGCGGACGGCTTTGTCAACCGCTTCTCCCATCCTGTCGTGCCGCCGCGGGTCGATTACAGCCTGACACCGATCGGTCGTGAAGTCGCGGTCAAGGTGCGCGACTTTGCCGACTGGGTGGAGGTCAATATCGGCCGGATACTGTCGGCCAGGGCGAAGGACAAGGACCTGGCGGACGTGTGA